CAAGTAACGGCTCTCCACCTTGCCAAGTGAAATATATATCTGTATTCTTATCTTCAGTTATTCTTTTTTCTATGAATTTTTTAGCTGTTTCAATATCCATATACTTTGCTTTTTTTTGTCCTTCTGGAAGCATGAAATTTTCTTTTTCCAAGTAGAAACAATATTTACAAGCTATATTACATTGAAAGCTAGTAGGTTTAATCATGAAATTTACCATTTTTATCCTCCAAACTGCTATTTGTTATTATTTAGTAGCAGGTGTTTCTTCAGTTGCTTTTATTAGTTGTTCATATTTTGGTAAGTTGTTAGCTGTATTAGGTTTAACAGCTTTAGTAGTTAAGTAAGTTCTCATTTTAGCTTTTAATTTTTTAACTACTTCTGGATGTTTTTCAGCTACGTTGTGGATCTCTTGAGGATCTTTAACTGAATCATAAAGAGCATAAGAGTTATCTCCTACATAGTAGTGTAATGTCCAAGTATTATCTCTAACTGTCCAAGAGAATTCTGATAAGCTTTCCATATAAGGGTTAACTGGATAGTAATCTGATTCTCCTGTTACATATTTATCGTAATCTCTCCAGAATGGAATATTGATAGGATCCCAGTGGAATGCTCTAGGTTGTGCCCAGTAAAGTTCACTATGAGGATTTCCTTTAACTTCTTTTGTTAAATATGGTAATAAGTTAACACCATCTATTTTTTCTTTCCATTCTGTTGGAATTTCGATTCCTGCAGCAGCTAAAGCAGTTGGCATATAGTCTACTGTAGATACCATTTTATTATATTTTCCAGCTTTAAGTCCAGCTTTCCAAGTAATAAATCCTGGAATATGAACTCCACCATTAAATGTTTCTCCTTTGTTTCCAGTAAAGATACCATTCATTGGTAATGGAGCGTCAATAACTGATCCGTTATCTGAGAAGAACATAATAACTGTATTTTCTAATTTTCCAGTTTTTTCTAGTTCATCAATGATTCTTCCAATATTGCTGTCAACAGCATATATTGATTCGTAGTATTTGTCAACTTCTTCATTTCCTGTATTAAATACTCTATATTTTTCTGGAGCATGTTTTTCTAATGGAATATGAGGAGCGTTATATGCTAAATAAATAAAGAATGGATCTTCTCCAGCAGCTTTAATTCTTCCTAAAGCCTCATCTGTTAATTGATCTGTAATATATCCTTCAGCTGGTACAACTTCTCTGTTTCTAAATAAGCTTGGAGAGTTATAATATGCTGTTCCAGCAGCATGGAATCC
The uncultured Fusobacterium sp. DNA segment above includes these coding regions:
- a CDS encoding sulfatase-like hydrolase/transferase encodes the protein MLNFKNGAKYLSLMLLGALATGCYAAETKDVKDKGTATNVAFNQSFVPTEYKTQGKPNVLIISMDDLGYGQLNFDEKAFDKKVLAEKVIPDRYKVDVDKAIEAAKKSTPNLRKLQDQGVMLTQDFVCHGVSGPSRAGFMTSEFPSRFGIYSNDDAQDGVSVDHKFLAELFQNHGYDTSAIGKWHLGRITNVPVPKEKQTRDYHDNFTTFCDEPFQPQNRGFDYFMGFHAAGTAYYNSPSLFRNREVVPAEGYITDQLTDEALGRIKAAGEDPFFIYLAYNAPHIPLEKHAPEKYRVFNTGNEEVDKYYESIYAVDSNIGRIIDELEKTGKLENTVIMFFSDNGSVIDAPLPMNGIFTGNKGETFNGGVHIPGFITWKAGLKAGKYNKMVSTVDYMPTALAAAGIEIPTEWKEKIDGVNLLPYLTKEVKGNPHSELYWAQPRAFHWDPINIPFWRDYDKYVTGESDYYPVNPYMESLSEFSWTVRDNTWTLHYYVGDNSYALYDSVKDPQEIHNVAEKHPEVVKKLKAKMRTYLTTKAVKPNTANNLPKYEQLIKATEETPATK